From Oryza sativa Japonica Group chromosome 4, ASM3414082v1, one genomic window encodes:
- the LOC4335139 gene encoding beta-1,2-xylosyltransferase XYXT1-like isoform X2, with the protein MRRGESKAATRGANRSSSSSSWKSRYIGYGLVLGFVLVLLYLMVNAQFSNSPNAYLGPATTSKTESIPATTYQGNQAWQDGSRGLEEGHREEVASTHTERSTGQRQEKDDESEKQRTEKNSIEEQLGNDRSSNYWEEGRQSEKKDTIEFSEFGGGTDDFNNVANTKPICDTSFGKYDICVLDGDTRAQGGGGAGAAVVTLVSPRAAPREWKIKPYSRKYLDGLKPVTVRSVPNPEDAPPCTTRLNVPAMVIELGGLTGNYWHDFTDVLVPLFIGARRFGGEVQLLVVNLLPFWVDKYRRIFSQISRHDIVDLEKDDDRGVVRCYPHVVVGYGSRKEFTIDPSLDDTGGGYTMVNFTEFLRQSYSLPRDRPIKLGTNHGARPRMMILERTNSRKLMNLPEVAAAARAAGFEVTVAGGRPTSTYDEFAREVNSYDVMVGVHGAGLTNCVFLPTGAVLLQIVPYGRLESIAQTDFGEPARDMGLRYIEYDIAADESSLMDVFGKDHPMIKDPVAVHLSGWGNVAEWYLGKQDVRVNIERFRPFLTQALEHLQ; encoded by the exons ATGAGGCGAGGGGaatcgaaggcggcgacgaggggcgcaaatcgatcgtcgtcgtcgtcgtcgtggaaGAGCAGATATATTGGATATGGCTTAGTTCTTGGCTTCGTGTTGGTGCTGCTCTACTTGATGGTCAATGCGCAGTTCAGCAACAGCCCAAATG CTTATTTAGGCCCAGCAACAACTAGTAAAACTGAATCGATTCCTGCTACAACATATCAAGGGAATCAAGCATGGCAAG ATGGGAGCAGAGGACTGGAGGAAGGCCACAGGGAGGAGGTAGCTAGTACACACACGGAACGATCAACAGGCCAACGTCAAG AGAAAGATGACGAAAGCGAGAAGCAACGAACAGAGAAAAATTCAATCGAGGAACAATTAG GCAACGACAGGAGCTCTAACTACTGGGAGGAAGGACGCCAATCCGAGAAGAAGGATACGATAGAATTCAGTGAATTCG GAGGAGGAACGGACGACTTCAACAATGTTGCCAACACCAAGCCGATCTGCGACACGTCGTTCGGCAAGTACGACATCTGCGTGCTCGACGGCGACACGCGAGcgcagggaggcggcggcgccggcgccgccgtggtcaCCCTGGtctcgccgcgcgcggcgccgcgggAGTGGAAGATAAAGCCCTACTCCCGGAAGTACCTCGACGGCCTCAAACCCGTCACGGTGAGGTCCGTCCCCAACCCGGAGGACGCCCCGCCGTGCACGACGCGGCTGAACGTCCCGGCGATGGTGATCGAGCTCGGCGGGCTCACCGGCAACTACTGGCACGACTTCACCGACGTGCTCGTCCCGCTCTTCATCGGCGCGCGTCGCTTCGGCGGCGAGGTCCAGCTCCTCGTCGTCAACCTGCTGCCCTTCTGGGTGGACAAGTACCGGAGGATCTTCAGCCAGATCTCGCGGCACGACATCGTCGACCTGGAGAAGGACGACGACCGCGGCGTCGTCCGCTGTTACCCGCACGTGGTGGTCGGCTATGGCAGCCGCAAGGAGTTCACCATCGACCCCTCCCTCGacgacaccggcggcggctaCACCATGGTCAACTTCACCGAGTTCTTGAGGCAATCCTACTCGCTCCCGCGTGACCGGCCGATCAAGCTCGGTACCAACCACGGTGCACGGCCGCGGATGATGATCCTGGAGCGGACCAACAGCCGGAAGCTGATGAACCTCCCGGAggtcgccgcggccgcgcgagCGGCGGGGTTCGAGGTgaccgtcgccggcggccgtccGACGAGCACCTACGACGAGTTCGCCCGGGAGGTGAACTCGTACGACGTGATGGTGGGCGTGCACGGCGCCGGGCTGACCAACTGCGTGTTCCTCCCCACGGGGGCCGTGCTGCTGCAGATCGTGCCGTACGGCCGGCTCGAGAGCATCGCGCAGACGGACTTCGGCGAGCCGGCGCGAGACATGGGGCTCCGGTACATCGAGTACgacatcgccgccgacgagagcTCGCTGATGGACGTGTTCGGCAAGGACCACCCCATGATCAAGGACCCCGTCGCCGTGCACTTGAGCGGGTGGGGAAACGTGGCCGAGTGGTACCTCGGGAAGCAGGACGTGCGGGTCAACATTGAGCGGTTTAGGCCGTTTCTGACGCAGGCGTTGGAGCACCTGCAGTAG
- the LOC136356144 gene encoding uncharacterized protein has protein sequence MSLPTPRVSHSPPRRRWRSPSPRRGRHGGRGQVVVERVVREATTSSVVYPTLTRTNYQDWALVMRVNMQAQCLWGAVEPEGDDLVDYRQDQQALAAILRAVPAEMLATLAVKETAQEAWEAIKTRRIGVQRVREANAQQLRREFGDILFKDDETVDDFSMRIGGLANNLRTLGDNITEAEVVQKLLQVVPEHLQQIAISIETLLDVNELSLEEVTGRLRSVEQRKQCKTAAASSRVDANGRLLFTEEEWLAKFRKAASLQDAAHSSSGNGDRRGRGRGKKDDGAPKEAQPKPANPGGRNPGNCKNCGKRGHWAKDCRSKPKAQQAYVAQEEDEEPALLLAKVQLDPPPRRRWRT, from the exons ATGTCGTTACCAACGCCGCGCGTCTCCCACTCACCACCGCGTCGTCGCTGGCGCTCGCCGTCTCCGCGCCGTGGCCGTCATGGCGGCCGCGGCCAAGTCGTGGTGGAACGCGTCGTCCGCGAGGCGACCACGAGCAGCGTCGTCTACCCGACACTCACCCGCACAAATTACCAAGATTGGGCGCTGGTAATGCGGGTGAACATGCAAGCCCAATGTCTGTGGGGCGCGGTGGAGCCGGAGGGCGATGATCTCGTCGACTACCGGCAGGACCAGCAGGCGCTCGCCGCGATACTTCGCGCCGTGCCCGCCGAGATGCTCGCCACGCTCGCTGTCAAGGAGACGGCGCAGGAGGCGTGGGAAGCGATCAAGACTCGCCGTATCGGTGTGCAGCGCGTGCGTGAGGCGAATGCACAGCAGCTGCGCCGAGAATTCGGTGATATCCTCTTCAAGGACGATGAAACCGTCGACGACTTCTCGATGCGGATCGGCGGCCTCGCCAACAACCTTCGCACCTTAGGTGATAATATCACTGAAGCTGAGGTCGTTCAGAAATTGTTGCAGGTTGTCCCAGAACATCTCCAGCAAATAGCCATCTCGATTGAGACCTTGCTCGACGTCAATGAGCTGTCTCTCGAGGAGGTTACTGGGCGTCTGCGCTCCGTCGAGCAACGCAAGCAGTGCAAGACTGCGGCGGCATCGAGTCGGGTCGACGCCAATGGCCGTCTCCTCTTCACCGAGGAAGAATGGCTGGCGAAATTCCGCAAGGCGGCCTCTCTGCAAGACGCCGCTCACTCCTCCAGCGGCAACGGCGACCGCCGGGGTCGAGGGCGTGGGAAGAAGGACGATGGAGCCCCGAAGGAGGCCCAGCCCAAGCCAGCCAACCCGGGAGGCCGTAACCCGGGAAATTGCAAGAATTGCGGCAAGAGGGGAcattgggccaaagactgtCGCAGCAAGCCCAAGGCCCAGCAAGCTTACGTAGCCCAGGAGGAGGACGAAGAGCCTGCTCTGCTCCTGGCCAAGGTGCAGCTGGATCCGCCGC CTAGACGACGGTGGCGAACATGA
- the LOC4335139 gene encoding beta-1,2-xylosyltransferase XYXT1-like isoform X1 translates to MRRGESKAATRGANRSSSSSSWKSRYIGYGLVLGFVLVLLYLMVNAQFSNSPNAYLGPATTSKTESIPATTYQGNQAWQEDGSRGLEEGHREEVASTHTERSTGQRQEKDDESEKQRTEKNSIEEQLGNDRSSNYWEEGRQSEKKDTIEFSEFGGGTDDFNNVANTKPICDTSFGKYDICVLDGDTRAQGGGGAGAAVVTLVSPRAAPREWKIKPYSRKYLDGLKPVTVRSVPNPEDAPPCTTRLNVPAMVIELGGLTGNYWHDFTDVLVPLFIGARRFGGEVQLLVVNLLPFWVDKYRRIFSQISRHDIVDLEKDDDRGVVRCYPHVVVGYGSRKEFTIDPSLDDTGGGYTMVNFTEFLRQSYSLPRDRPIKLGTNHGARPRMMILERTNSRKLMNLPEVAAAARAAGFEVTVAGGRPTSTYDEFAREVNSYDVMVGVHGAGLTNCVFLPTGAVLLQIVPYGRLESIAQTDFGEPARDMGLRYIEYDIAADESSLMDVFGKDHPMIKDPVAVHLSGWGNVAEWYLGKQDVRVNIERFRPFLTQALEHLQ, encoded by the exons ATGAGGCGAGGGGaatcgaaggcggcgacgaggggcgcaaatcgatcgtcgtcgtcgtcgtcgtggaaGAGCAGATATATTGGATATGGCTTAGTTCTTGGCTTCGTGTTGGTGCTGCTCTACTTGATGGTCAATGCGCAGTTCAGCAACAGCCCAAATG CTTATTTAGGCCCAGCAACAACTAGTAAAACTGAATCGATTCCTGCTACAACATATCAAGGGAATCAAGCATGGCAAG AAGATGGGAGCAGAGGACTGGAGGAAGGCCACAGGGAGGAGGTAGCTAGTACACACACGGAACGATCAACAGGCCAACGTCAAG AGAAAGATGACGAAAGCGAGAAGCAACGAACAGAGAAAAATTCAATCGAGGAACAATTAG GCAACGACAGGAGCTCTAACTACTGGGAGGAAGGACGCCAATCCGAGAAGAAGGATACGATAGAATTCAGTGAATTCG GAGGAGGAACGGACGACTTCAACAATGTTGCCAACACCAAGCCGATCTGCGACACGTCGTTCGGCAAGTACGACATCTGCGTGCTCGACGGCGACACGCGAGcgcagggaggcggcggcgccggcgccgccgtggtcaCCCTGGtctcgccgcgcgcggcgccgcgggAGTGGAAGATAAAGCCCTACTCCCGGAAGTACCTCGACGGCCTCAAACCCGTCACGGTGAGGTCCGTCCCCAACCCGGAGGACGCCCCGCCGTGCACGACGCGGCTGAACGTCCCGGCGATGGTGATCGAGCTCGGCGGGCTCACCGGCAACTACTGGCACGACTTCACCGACGTGCTCGTCCCGCTCTTCATCGGCGCGCGTCGCTTCGGCGGCGAGGTCCAGCTCCTCGTCGTCAACCTGCTGCCCTTCTGGGTGGACAAGTACCGGAGGATCTTCAGCCAGATCTCGCGGCACGACATCGTCGACCTGGAGAAGGACGACGACCGCGGCGTCGTCCGCTGTTACCCGCACGTGGTGGTCGGCTATGGCAGCCGCAAGGAGTTCACCATCGACCCCTCCCTCGacgacaccggcggcggctaCACCATGGTCAACTTCACCGAGTTCTTGAGGCAATCCTACTCGCTCCCGCGTGACCGGCCGATCAAGCTCGGTACCAACCACGGTGCACGGCCGCGGATGATGATCCTGGAGCGGACCAACAGCCGGAAGCTGATGAACCTCCCGGAggtcgccgcggccgcgcgagCGGCGGGGTTCGAGGTgaccgtcgccggcggccgtccGACGAGCACCTACGACGAGTTCGCCCGGGAGGTGAACTCGTACGACGTGATGGTGGGCGTGCACGGCGCCGGGCTGACCAACTGCGTGTTCCTCCCCACGGGGGCCGTGCTGCTGCAGATCGTGCCGTACGGCCGGCTCGAGAGCATCGCGCAGACGGACTTCGGCGAGCCGGCGCGAGACATGGGGCTCCGGTACATCGAGTACgacatcgccgccgacgagagcTCGCTGATGGACGTGTTCGGCAAGGACCACCCCATGATCAAGGACCCCGTCGCCGTGCACTTGAGCGGGTGGGGAAACGTGGCCGAGTGGTACCTCGGGAAGCAGGACGTGCGGGTCAACATTGAGCGGTTTAGGCCGTTTCTGACGCAGGCGTTGGAGCACCTGCAGTAG